Proteins encoded within one genomic window of Amycolatopsis sp. 2-15:
- a CDS encoding LppU/SCO3897 family protein produces the protein MTTPPFGVPSAANPFQPPGTGSFQPPRPGAPRRLSSTAKVLVAAGIVAALGVGVLAAFGVAAIARSSGTPVAGSCLYLSDESVGTQSYHGVSCSEQRATYRVDDVEDGTSSCRGGDYVRFQLFRSTSSSSRTSAPRETLCLALNVSSGDCLRDVDDEAAISKVTCSDPDAEARAVVHQGSGDESSCSVADTALVYAGPPERTVCLQPAGENI, from the coding sequence CGCCAACCCGTTCCAGCCGCCGGGTACCGGCTCGTTCCAGCCGCCCCGGCCGGGCGCGCCCCGGCGTCTCTCGAGCACCGCGAAGGTGCTGGTCGCAGCAGGAATCGTGGCGGCGCTCGGCGTGGGCGTGCTCGCCGCGTTCGGCGTGGCCGCGATCGCCCGCTCGTCGGGCACGCCGGTGGCGGGCAGCTGCCTGTACCTGTCCGACGAGAGTGTCGGCACGCAGAGTTACCACGGCGTGAGCTGCTCCGAGCAGCGCGCCACCTACCGCGTCGACGACGTCGAAGACGGCACCTCGAGCTGCCGCGGCGGGGACTACGTGCGTTTCCAGCTCTTCCGGAGCACCAGCAGTTCGAGCCGCACCAGCGCGCCACGCGAGACGCTGTGCCTGGCGCTCAACGTCTCGTCCGGCGACTGCCTGCGCGACGTCGACGACGAGGCCGCGATCAGCAAGGTCACCTGCAGCGACCCCGACGCCGAGGCCCGGGCGGTCGTCCACCAGGGCAGCGGCGACGAGAGCTCGTGCAGTGTTGCCGACACCGCCCTCGTCTACGCCGGCCCGCCCGAGCGCACGGTCTGCCTGCAGCCCGCGGGCGAGAACATCTAG
- a CDS encoding ABC transporter substrate-binding protein: protein MNVRALVLPLVAVLLAISGCSLFDSGDAAAPAPVERTTLRVGVGGPIDTAPLRIAAAAGKFREAGLNVTLVDLGTEDGLARLGSGQLDVTFASDVSLFRAANAGTALQLQGEAYTSGNNTIALVTLPNSDYTEPTAKKSPKIAVDDLDDIGALTARSVLATAGVDAAKIHFVAKPFARMPDALQAGDADAALMVEPYITRAEKELGAQILADGSSGATLDFPASGYATTGAFARDNPRTLAVFRRVLVQAQQTAADPAIVRDALPTFSDIDPTTAALISLGTYPTTLSGIRLQRVADLMHTSGLLPSRLDVQAMLPDENQP from the coding sequence CCGCTGGTGGCGGTCTTGCTGGCCATCAGCGGCTGCTCGCTGTTCGATTCCGGTGACGCAGCGGCGCCGGCGCCAGTGGAGCGGACCACTCTGCGCGTGGGCGTCGGCGGGCCGATCGACACCGCCCCGCTGCGCATCGCGGCGGCCGCCGGGAAGTTCCGCGAGGCCGGGCTGAACGTGACGCTCGTGGACCTCGGCACCGAGGACGGCCTGGCGAGACTCGGCTCGGGACAGCTGGACGTGACGTTCGCCAGCGACGTGTCCCTCTTCCGCGCGGCCAATGCCGGCACCGCGTTGCAGCTGCAAGGCGAGGCCTACACGTCGGGCAACAACACGATCGCCCTCGTGACGCTGCCGAACTCCGACTACACCGAGCCCACGGCGAAGAAGTCGCCGAAGATCGCCGTGGACGACCTCGACGACATCGGCGCGCTGACCGCTCGTTCCGTGCTCGCGACCGCCGGCGTCGACGCGGCGAAGATCCACTTCGTGGCCAAGCCGTTCGCCCGGATGCCCGACGCGTTGCAGGCCGGCGACGCCGACGCGGCGCTGATGGTGGAGCCGTACATCACGCGGGCGGAAAAGGAGCTCGGCGCGCAGATCCTCGCCGACGGGTCCAGTGGCGCCACCCTCGACTTCCCGGCTTCGGGCTACGCGACAACCGGCGCGTTCGCACGCGACAACCCGCGCACGCTGGCCGTCTTCCGGCGCGTGCTCGTGCAGGCGCAGCAAACCGCCGCCGACCCGGCGATCGTCCGCGACGCGCTGCCGACGTTCTCCGACATCGACCCGACCACGGCGGCGCTGATCTCGCTGGGCACCTACCCGACCACGCTGTCGGGCATCCGGCTGCAGCGCGTGGCCGACCTCATGCACACGTCGGGCCTGCTCCCGAGCCGGCTCGACGTGCAGGCGATGCTGCCGGACGAGAACCAGCCCTAG